A portion of the Gemmatimonadaceae bacterium genome contains these proteins:
- a CDS encoding cytochrome c maturation protein CcmE, translating into MTRRQSALVAVIVALGAFAWLLYGNLDKNIVFFLTPQELLAKGVDGYEVPVRLGGQVKPGSVQWDAKTLDLRFVITDGTGEIATRSKGAPPQMFRDGMGVVVEGRYERSGLFQATNLLVKHSNEYRPPKAGQKPQNMYKSLMKGTGS; encoded by the coding sequence ATGACCCGCCGCCAATCAGCCCTCGTGGCGGTCATCGTGGCGCTCGGCGCATTCGCATGGCTCCTGTACGGGAATCTCGACAAGAACATCGTCTTCTTCCTGACGCCGCAGGAATTGCTCGCCAAGGGCGTCGACGGGTATGAAGTCCCGGTTCGGCTTGGTGGGCAGGTAAAGCCAGGATCGGTGCAATGGGACGCGAAAACGCTCGACCTTCGATTCGTGATAACCGACGGCACGGGCGAGATTGCGACTCGCTCGAAAGGCGCGCCGCCGCAGATGTTTCGCGATGGAATGGGCGTCGTTGTCGAGGGGCGCTATGAGCGCAGTGGCCTCTTCCAGGCGACGAACCTGCTGGTCAAGCACTCGAACGAATACCGTCCGCCAAAGGCTGGCCAAAAACCCCAGAACATGTACAAGTCCCTCATGAAAGGAACGGGCTCGTGA
- the ccsA gene encoding cytochrome c biogenesis protein CcsA, which produces MNESADTMNVPRSRAWSLFGVFAFVALIAAQAYAVRNSLADENMGHLQKILYVHVPAAWITFLAFAVVLVYSILYMLYGREKDDLLAAAAAEVGATFNGLTLVLGMIWGKPTWGAWWVWDARLTSTLVLFMIFVGYLALRSFVDDPERRAQWSAAVGVFGAINVPIVYMSVRWWRTIHQIQSSPSTLDSTYVLGLRTNAIAFLLIMIYFIRRRYELARLRRATELLADAAALGGT; this is translated from the coding sequence ATGAATGAATCCGCTGACACCATGAACGTTCCTCGATCGCGCGCCTGGTCGCTCTTTGGCGTCTTCGCGTTCGTCGCCCTGATCGCGGCGCAGGCGTACGCGGTGAGGAACTCGCTGGCGGATGAAAACATGGGGCACCTGCAAAAAATCCTGTACGTGCACGTGCCCGCTGCGTGGATCACGTTCCTGGCCTTTGCGGTGGTTCTGGTGTACAGCATTCTTTACATGCTGTACGGGCGGGAGAAGGACGATCTTCTGGCGGCTGCCGCCGCCGAGGTCGGGGCTACCTTCAACGGACTGACGTTGGTGCTGGGCATGATTTGGGGGAAACCGACGTGGGGCGCGTGGTGGGTGTGGGACGCCCGCCTCACCTCGACCCTCGTCCTGTTCATGATCTTCGTCGGCTACCTTGCGTTGCGATCGTTCGTCGACGACCCAGAGCGACGGGCGCAGTGGAGTGCCGCAGTCGGTGTGTTTGGTGCCATCAATGTCCCAATCGTTTACATGTCGGTGCGGTGGTGGCGCACCATTCACCAGATACAATCGAGCCCCTCCACGCTGGATTCCACGTACGTGCTGGGGCTCAGAACGAATGCGATAGCGTTTCTGCTCATCATGATCTACTTCATCCGCCGCCGGTACGAGCTTGCGCGCCTTCGCCGGGCGACCGAGCTCCTGGCCGACGCGGCTGCACTCGGGGGTACGTGA
- a CDS encoding heme exporter protein CcmB: protein MRRVRVIAWKDITTERRSKAGFNSVVALAVTILVLFGFALGPEAQALRDAAAGAVWLAALFAGVLAFNRSFQVELESGAIEPLLLYPGSRWTILAGKLLANALFVGLMLAIVIIVGVTLFQVTIPRAWPSLLGLFALGAVGLVVLGTFYAAMSSRTRAREVLLPLLLFPMLVPVLLAAISGSKALLTGDLMHEAGAWIRLLIAYDVIFVAATLLAFEHVIEA, encoded by the coding sequence TTGCGTCGCGTCCGTGTGATCGCGTGGAAAGACATCACCACGGAGCGTCGCTCGAAAGCCGGTTTCAACAGCGTAGTGGCGCTGGCGGTGACGATACTCGTTCTCTTTGGCTTTGCGCTTGGACCAGAGGCACAAGCGTTGCGCGATGCCGCGGCCGGGGCGGTGTGGCTCGCCGCCCTCTTTGCCGGAGTCCTTGCGTTCAATCGTTCGTTTCAGGTCGAGCTCGAAAGCGGCGCCATCGAGCCGCTGTTGCTGTATCCCGGTTCGCGCTGGACAATCCTCGCCGGTAAGCTCCTGGCGAATGCGCTGTTCGTGGGGCTCATGCTCGCCATCGTCATCATCGTGGGTGTGACGCTCTTTCAGGTGACGATTCCCAGGGCGTGGCCGTCCCTGCTCGGCCTGTTCGCGCTCGGTGCGGTTGGTCTCGTGGTACTCGGCACATTTTACGCCGCGATGTCGAGCCGGACTCGCGCGCGCGAAGTGCTCCTCCCCTTGCTCCTCTTTCCAATGCTGGTCCCGGTGCTGCTCGCGGCGATCTCTGGGTCGAAAGCGCTCCTGACCGGCGACCTGATGCATGAGGCCGGTGCGTGGATTCGGTTGCTCATTGCGTACGACGTTATCTTCGTCGCCGCCACATTGCTCGCGTTCGAGCACGTCATTGAAGCCTGA
- the ccmA gene encoding heme ABC exporter ATP-binding protein CcmA produces the protein MNAESSLAVDAQGIARRFGARWCLRGVSLQVRPGEVVGLAGANGSGKTTFLRVLSTLLKPNAGAAWVYGHDVTRAADDVRRHVGFLAHTAGLYEDLTALENLRFAAEMLGRSPEGLEASLDRVGLARVANDRVRGFSAGMQRRLALARLMLVRPRLLLLDEPYANLDAAGIDIMNAVITEVRNGGGAALLVLHELAPAAGMLDRVLTLVDGRIAAEGDGSVANAPAATAPALASAAGAR, from the coding sequence ATGAATGCAGAGTCATCGCTCGCGGTAGACGCCCAGGGAATTGCGCGTCGGTTCGGCGCCCGCTGGTGTCTGCGTGGAGTGTCACTTCAGGTCCGGCCCGGCGAGGTCGTCGGGTTGGCGGGTGCCAATGGGAGCGGCAAGACCACGTTCCTGCGTGTCCTCTCAACCCTGCTCAAGCCAAACGCTGGTGCGGCCTGGGTTTATGGACACGACGTCACGCGGGCCGCGGATGACGTGCGCCGGCACGTGGGTTTTCTCGCGCACACGGCCGGGTTGTACGAAGACCTGACGGCGCTCGAGAATCTGCGGTTCGCCGCGGAGATGTTGGGTCGATCGCCCGAGGGTCTTGAGGCGTCGCTCGATCGCGTCGGTCTCGCCCGCGTCGCAAACGATCGGGTGCGTGGCTTTTCCGCCGGCATGCAGCGCCGGTTGGCGCTCGCGCGCCTGATGCTCGTGCGCCCGCGGTTGCTCCTCCTCGACGAACCATACGCCAACCTCGATGCCGCCGGCATTGACATCATGAACGCGGTCATCACCGAGGTGCGGAATGGCGGCGGCGCGGCGCTCCTCGTCCTTCACGAACTCGCTCCGGCGGCGGGCATGCTCGATCGCGTACTAACGCTCGTCGATGGTCGCATCGCCGCCGAGGGAGATGGATCGGTCGCGAACGCTCCGGCAGCGACTGCGCCGGCGCTCGCGTCGGCCGCTGGAGCACGCTGA
- a CDS encoding FAD/NAD(P)-binding oxidoreductase, with amino-acid sequence MLTAAPAYKCPAAPYEAAMLLEYACRKRRIRDRTQIDLYAAEPGPMGVAGPEVSKAVRGMVEAKGIAYHPEHQIKEVDDSGQRLKFTNGSEAFFDLLAYVPPHRAPKVVRESGLVGESGWVSVDRHTLETQYDGVYALGDVVAIPLKLGKPLPKAGVFAHAEAEIVARNIVRSITGKGERASFEGEGACFIETGDGKAGLGKGNFYAEPVPQVKIRPPGRRWHLVKVLLEKRWLRQWF; translated from the coding sequence GTGCTGACGGCCGCTCCGGCCTATAAGTGCCCCGCAGCACCGTACGAGGCCGCGATGCTGCTCGAGTACGCATGCCGAAAGCGAAGGATTCGTGACAGGACGCAGATCGACCTCTACGCGGCCGAGCCGGGTCCAATGGGGGTGGCTGGCCCCGAGGTTTCCAAGGCTGTTCGCGGGATGGTCGAGGCAAAGGGTATCGCCTACCACCCCGAGCACCAGATCAAGGAAGTGGACGACAGCGGCCAGCGACTCAAGTTCACGAATGGTTCGGAGGCGTTCTTCGACCTTCTCGCCTATGTCCCGCCGCACAGAGCCCCGAAGGTCGTGCGCGAGTCAGGCCTCGTTGGCGAGAGCGGCTGGGTTTCGGTCGATCGTCACACGCTCGAGACGCAGTACGACGGCGTCTACGCTCTCGGCGATGTCGTTGCCATTCCCTTGAAGCTCGGCAAGCCGCTGCCTAAGGCAGGCGTGTTCGCCCACGCCGAAGCCGAGATCGTTGCGCGCAACATCGTGCGCAGCATCACCGGGAAGGGAGAGCGGGCATCCTTCGAGGGAGAGGGTGCGTGCTTCATCGAGACGGGGGATGGCAAGGCGGGCTTGGGGAAGGGCAACTTCTACGCGGAGCCAGTACCACAGGTAAAGATCCGCCCACCTGGGCGCCGCTGGCACCTTGTGAAGGTTCTCCTCGAGAAGCGCTGGCTCAGGCAGTGGTTCTGA
- a CDS encoding FAD/NAD(P)-binding oxidoreductase, whose protein sequence is MTSKTVLILGGGVGGLAAATELRKALPPRHRVVLVERESSFVFAPSLLWLITGSRTAEQISRPMTRLEKHGVEVVRGEIERIEPGKREIVVSGRTLTGDYLIIALGAELATEAVPGRGKRVTTSTRSPAPRRCGMPLPGSPAGS, encoded by the coding sequence ATGACATCAAAGACGGTACTCATACTTGGTGGAGGGGTCGGTGGACTGGCGGCGGCGACCGAACTCCGCAAGGCCCTGCCGCCGCGGCACCGAGTGGTGCTCGTCGAGCGCGAATCGTCCTTCGTGTTTGCTCCTTCCTTGCTCTGGCTGATAACGGGGAGTCGCACCGCCGAGCAGATCTCACGCCCCATGACCCGACTCGAGAAACACGGTGTCGAAGTCGTGCGAGGTGAGATCGAGCGCATCGAACCCGGGAAGCGAGAGATCGTCGTCTCGGGTCGCACTCTGACCGGCGACTACCTCATCATCGCCCTCGGGGCGGAACTCGCAACGGAGGCCGTACCGGGCCGAGGGAAGCGGGTCACAACTTCTACACGCTCGCCGGCGCCGAGGCGCTGCGGGATGCCTTTGCCGGGTTCACCGGCGGGAAGCTGA
- a CDS encoding DsrE family protein, giving the protein MKALVILNDPPYGSERSYNGLRLAASLAKQDGIEVKVFLAGDAASCAKSGQKVPQGYYNVQTMLAAVTRRGGRVGVCGTCMDARGITEAELAEGTHRSSLDEWTAWTIEADKTLIF; this is encoded by the coding sequence ATGAAAGCACTGGTCATCTTAAACGACCCTCCCTATGGCTCTGAGCGCTCCTACAACGGGCTCCGCCTCGCGGCCTCGCTCGCGAAGCAGGACGGTATCGAAGTGAAAGTCTTCCTCGCCGGCGATGCCGCCAGCTGTGCCAAGAGCGGCCAGAAAGTGCCGCAAGGCTACTACAACGTCCAGACCATGCTCGCCGCGGTGACGCGTCGCGGGGGCAGGGTCGGTGTCTGCGGCACCTGCATGGACGCGCGTGGAATCACCGAAGCGGAGCTCGCTGAGGGCACACATCGGAGTTCCCTCGACGAGTGGACGGCCTGGACGATCGAAGCCGACAAGACCCTGATCTTCTGA
- a CDS encoding metalloregulator ArsR/SmtB family transcription factor, whose translation MSRRRLKDRLYDQLARIGKAVGSGRRLELLEILAQGERTVEKLARETGLSVANASHHLHVLRQAQLVDSRKAGLYVFYRLTDPNIYDLSRLIREIAERHLAEVSRIVETFLTARDQLEPVAREDLLERARAGAVLVLDVRPSDEYRAGHIPGAVSVPVEELENRISELPTGKEVVAYCRGPYCVLAFRAVEILRARGHYARRLMDGFPEWRAAGLPIEVSTTEEAA comes from the coding sequence GTGTCCCGCCGAAGACTGAAGGACCGTCTGTACGACCAACTTGCCAGAATCGGAAAGGCTGTCGGAAGCGGTCGCCGCCTGGAGTTGCTTGAAATCCTCGCCCAGGGTGAGCGAACGGTAGAGAAACTCGCCCGGGAGACGGGTCTTTCGGTCGCCAACGCCTCGCATCACCTGCACGTGCTTCGGCAGGCACAATTGGTCGATTCCCGAAAGGCTGGCCTCTATGTGTTCTACCGGCTCACTGACCCCAACATTTACGACTTGTCGCGGCTGATTCGCGAAATCGCCGAGCGCCACCTGGCCGAGGTGAGCAGGATCGTCGAAACCTTTCTCACCGCGCGAGATCAACTTGAGCCGGTTGCACGAGAAGACCTCCTTGAGAGAGCGCGCGCGGGCGCCGTCCTCGTGCTCGATGTGCGCCCTTCAGACGAGTACCGGGCCGGCCACATTCCGGGTGCCGTGTCGGTTCCCGTCGAGGAACTCGAGAATCGCATCAGCGAGCTGCCCACTGGGAAGGAGGTTGTGGCCTACTGCCGGGGGCCGTATTGCGTCCTTGCCTTCCGCGCGGTCGAGATTCTTCGGGCGCGCGGTCATTACGCCAGGCGGCTCATGGATGGTTTCCCCGAGTGGCGGGCCGCCGGACTCCCCATCGAAGTATCCACGACGGAGGAAGCAGCATGA
- a CDS encoding aldehyde dehydrogenase family protein, translating to MNPSEIDNTVATLARHKDEWATLPIRRKTAHLKELRTKADEIAERWVNAAVEAKRIPRDSPLVGEEWISGPWALLRGLNVLIGTLEKLDKGEAPFSDGAVHTRLDGQVVVDVFPGSLFDRLLLSGTSAQVWMQPGVTAENLADHTASFYRQPSPQGKVALVLGAGNIASIAPLDMLYKMFAEGMVCMLKMNPVNDYLGPFFEEIFSSLVAGGFVGFAYGGADVGAYLVAHQGVDEVHITGDYRTYNAIVFGGGEEGEKRRRRDEPVVSKRVTAELGNVSATIVVPGPWSDADLAYQAEHVVAQKSHNGGFNCVAAQVLVLPEEWNRSNDFIASVRRTMQSIPARESYYPGAAQRQGAAVAAHPEAELLDEPSAIDAPRALITGLDAAKKDEYCFTHEFFSNVLSVTSLPGKSAAEFLRAAVSFANENLWGTLGVNLIVHPRTMKELGPALDEAIAELRYGCIGINAWIGVGFLLAETPWGAFPGHARNDIQSGTGVVHNSLLFDKPQKAVVRQPFFPFPRNLLHGEMHVSPKPPWFVTNKQAHTVGRRIARFEARPGWRRLPGIFLAALRG from the coding sequence ATGAACCCGTCCGAAATTGACAACACGGTCGCGACGCTGGCTCGCCACAAGGACGAATGGGCGACGTTGCCCATTCGCCGGAAAACAGCCCATCTCAAAGAGCTCCGGACAAAGGCGGACGAAATCGCCGAGCGCTGGGTGAACGCGGCGGTCGAGGCGAAGCGCATTCCGAGGGATTCGCCACTCGTCGGCGAGGAATGGATCTCGGGACCCTGGGCATTGTTGAGAGGGTTGAACGTCCTGATCGGAACGCTCGAGAAGCTCGATAAAGGCGAGGCGCCTTTTTCGGACGGAGCCGTGCACACGCGACTGGACGGCCAGGTTGTCGTGGATGTCTTTCCAGGGAGCCTCTTCGACCGCCTGCTGCTCAGCGGAACTTCGGCGCAGGTCTGGATGCAGCCGGGTGTGACCGCGGAAAATCTCGCTGACCATACAGCGTCGTTCTATCGGCAGCCGTCGCCTCAGGGAAAAGTGGCGCTCGTTCTGGGTGCAGGGAACATCGCCAGCATCGCCCCGCTTGACATGCTTTACAAGATGTTCGCCGAAGGGATGGTGTGCATGCTCAAGATGAATCCGGTGAACGATTACCTCGGTCCGTTCTTCGAGGAGATTTTTTCATCCCTCGTCGCTGGCGGTTTCGTCGGCTTTGCCTATGGCGGTGCGGATGTCGGCGCGTATCTGGTCGCCCACCAAGGAGTGGACGAAGTCCACATCACGGGAGATTATCGAACGTACAATGCGATCGTATTCGGTGGCGGTGAGGAAGGAGAGAAGCGGCGCCGTCGCGACGAGCCCGTGGTCAGCAAGCGCGTGACCGCCGAGCTGGGAAACGTGTCGGCGACGATCGTGGTGCCGGGTCCGTGGAGCGATGCGGACCTCGCGTACCAGGCCGAGCATGTGGTGGCGCAGAAGTCACACAACGGCGGATTCAATTGCGTTGCCGCGCAGGTTCTGGTACTGCCGGAGGAGTGGAACCGCTCGAATGATTTCATCGCGTCCGTGCGCAGGACGATGCAGAGCATTCCGGCGCGCGAGTCGTACTATCCGGGCGCAGCGCAGCGACAGGGCGCGGCGGTGGCGGCACATCCAGAGGCCGAGCTGCTCGACGAGCCATCCGCGATCGATGCGCCGCGAGCACTCATTACAGGGCTCGATGCGGCGAAGAAAGACGAGTACTGCTTCACGCATGAATTCTTTTCCAACGTTCTTTCGGTAACCAGTCTCCCTGGAAAGAGCGCCGCCGAATTTCTTCGGGCGGCAGTGAGTTTCGCCAACGAGAATCTGTGGGGGACGCTCGGTGTCAACCTCATCGTTCATCCACGGACGATGAAAGAGCTGGGCCCGGCGTTGGACGAGGCGATCGCCGAGCTGCGCTACGGATGCATCGGGATCAACGCGTGGATCGGCGTCGGCTTTCTCCTGGCAGAGACACCATGGGGCGCGTTCCCGGGACACGCGCGGAACGACATCCAGAGCGGCACCGGCGTGGTGCACAACTCGCTGCTGTTCGACAAACCGCAGAAAGCCGTGGTTCGACAGCCGTTCTTTCCGTTCCCCAGGAATCTGCTGCACGGCGAGATGCACGTGTCGCCCAAGCCACCGTGGTTCGTGACGAACAAGCAGGCGCACACCGTGGGACGGCGCATTGCCCGCTTCGAGGCTCGCCCAGGCTGGAGACGCCTGCCCGGAATCTTTCTCGCGGCGCTGAGGGGGTAA
- a CDS encoding cbb3-type cytochrome c oxidase subunit I has product MPRANRLILAHIWVAVLAFGVAAAMAVMQALSRANLEVPYRSARMYYMSVTAHGVLMALVFTTFFIMALGYAVAQRENGEIRWLRFGWIMYGIAVTGTVMAAWAILTFRASVLYTFYPPLQAHPAFYIGLTLVVVASWGWCASIIASWRESRRRRGESPVSLAMHGTTANAMLWLLATIGVASEMLFQLIPWSLGWVKTVDPLLARTLFWFFGHPLVYFWLLPAYVIWYALVPREAGGKLFSEPLARVTFSLFLILSTPVGFHHQYQDPGIPAAWKLFHTFNTMAISFPSLVTAFTVVASLEVAGRLRGGKGLFGWIRALPWGNPVVSSVLFAGLLFMVGGFGGAINAAYVLNSVVHNTAWIPAHFHLTVGSAAALTFMGACYYLVPRIAGRELELGLLAKVQPFLWFLGMVLFSFTGHIAGLMGLPRRVFATDYAGAPQAEMWHTLTSVSALGGIVLFASAGCFVVVMIATLLTGKRTAVVPIEWAEPLSPPAGGFRKGIWDRLELWFVVAVVLVILAYAVPVYDLMHLTRYGSPGFKPF; this is encoded by the coding sequence ATGCCGCGCGCTAACCGGCTCATCCTGGCCCACATCTGGGTTGCGGTGCTCGCGTTCGGCGTCGCCGCAGCGATGGCGGTCATGCAGGCGCTCTCCCGCGCGAACCTCGAAGTGCCCTACCGGTCGGCGCGGATGTATTACATGTCGGTGACGGCCCACGGCGTGCTGATGGCGCTGGTCTTCACCACCTTCTTCATCATGGCGCTGGGCTATGCCGTCGCCCAGCGCGAGAATGGCGAGATCAGGTGGCTGCGGTTCGGGTGGATCATGTATGGGATTGCCGTCACCGGCACCGTGATGGCCGCCTGGGCGATCCTCACCTTCCGGGCGAGCGTGCTGTACACATTCTACCCCCCGCTCCAGGCCCATCCGGCGTTTTACATCGGTCTGACGCTCGTGGTGGTGGCGTCGTGGGGATGGTGCGCGAGCATCATCGCGTCCTGGCGGGAATCGCGCCGCCGGCGAGGTGAGTCACCGGTCAGTCTCGCGATGCATGGGACGACCGCCAATGCAATGCTATGGCTGCTGGCGACGATTGGAGTGGCGTCGGAGATGCTGTTCCAGCTCATCCCGTGGTCGCTCGGGTGGGTGAAGACGGTGGATCCGCTCCTGGCACGAACACTGTTCTGGTTCTTCGGTCACCCGCTGGTGTATTTCTGGCTCCTTCCCGCCTATGTGATCTGGTATGCGCTGGTGCCCAGGGAAGCAGGGGGCAAACTGTTTTCGGAACCGCTGGCCCGGGTCACCTTTTCCCTGTTCCTGATTCTCTCCACACCGGTGGGATTCCACCATCAGTACCAGGATCCGGGCATCCCCGCCGCGTGGAAGCTGTTCCACACCTTCAATACGATGGCGATCTCCTTCCCGAGCCTGGTGACCGCCTTCACGGTGGTCGCTTCGCTCGAGGTGGCGGGCCGGTTGCGGGGTGGCAAGGGTCTATTCGGCTGGATTCGCGCGCTGCCTTGGGGGAACCCGGTGGTGTCCTCGGTGCTGTTCGCGGGACTGCTCTTCATGGTGGGCGGCTTTGGCGGGGCGATCAACGCGGCGTACGTACTCAATTCGGTGGTTCATAACACGGCGTGGATTCCGGCGCACTTCCATTTGACCGTCGGCAGCGCCGCGGCGCTGACCTTCATGGGGGCATGCTACTACCTGGTTCCGCGGATCGCCGGGCGGGAGCTCGAGCTTGGCCTGCTGGCCAAGGTGCAGCCGTTCCTCTGGTTCCTGGGGATGGTCCTTTTCTCGTTCACCGGGCACATCGCCGGTCTCATGGGACTGCCCCGACGCGTCTTCGCCACCGACTACGCCGGTGCGCCCCAGGCGGAGATGTGGCACACACTCACCAGCGTCTCAGCCCTGGGAGGCATCGTGCTCTTTGCCAGTGCGGGATGCTTCGTGGTCGTGATGATCGCCACGCTGCTGACCGGCAAGCGCACCGCCGTCGTGCCGATCGAATGGGCCGAGCCGCTATCCCCGCCAGCGGGTGGTTTCAGGAAAGGCATCTGGGACCGACTCGAACTCTGGTTTGTAGTGGCGGTGGTGCTGGTGATTCTGGCGTACGCGGTGCCGGTTTACGACCTCATGCATCTGACGCGGTACGGCAGTCCCGGCTTCAAGCCCTTCTGA
- a CDS encoding DUF2892 domain-containing protein — translation MKKNMGTADRLIRTLIAIGIAVLYFTGRISGTLAIILGVVAVAFLLTSFVAHCPVYVPLGLSTRKEPPGSSSGV, via the coding sequence ATGAAGAAGAACATGGGTACCGCGGATCGTCTGATCCGGACGCTCATCGCGATCGGCATCGCCGTCCTCTACTTCACCGGTCGCATCAGCGGCACGCTCGCCATCATTCTCGGCGTTGTTGCGGTCGCTTTTCTGCTCACCAGCTTCGTAGCCCACTGCCCAGTCTACGTCCCGCTCGGGCTTTCGACTCGTAAGGAGCCTCCCGGTTCCTCCTCCGGTGTTTGA
- a CDS encoding CBS domain-containing protein — MFVLANPFLALIALFVWISAGGEAMAAQLKTVIADVPVSRVMATDIRTLSPTDPLSVAIGQIRAGFQHDFPVTHDHEVTGILTREALLKTLTEGRRDMLVSDVMQRSFITAEADEPLEKAMARLQACHCRTLPVIRGRELAGLLTMEKIGEFVAIESASRAKKA; from the coding sequence TTGTTCGTCCTGGCGAACCCGTTTCTTGCCCTCATCGCGCTATTCGTCTGGATCAGTGCCGGCGGCGAAGCCATGGCGGCGCAACTCAAGACGGTCATCGCGGACGTACCCGTCTCGCGGGTCATGGCGACTGACATTCGCACGCTCTCTCCGACCGACCCGCTCTCTGTCGCAATCGGGCAGATACGGGCGGGCTTTCAGCACGACTTTCCGGTGACGCACGATCATGAGGTTACCGGGATACTGACGCGCGAAGCGCTGCTGAAAACGCTCACGGAGGGACGTCGTGACATGCTCGTGAGCGACGTCATGCAGCGTAGCTTCATCACGGCGGAGGCCGATGAGCCGTTGGAGAAAGCGATGGCGCGACTGCAAGCGTGCCATTGCCGGACGCTCCCCGTGATCCGCGGCCGTGAGCTGGCGGGCCTGCTGACGATGGAGAAGATTGGCGAGTTCGTGGCAATCGAATCCGCTTCGCGCGCGAAGAAAGCCTAG
- a CDS encoding four-helix bundle copper-binding protein, with protein MPRTAMNLIDPAVRSCIDECVRCNEVCLSTVPYCLEQAGRHAEEAHITLLLDCAKICQTAVDFMLRGSDEHGRICAACAALCQRCAEDCDQFAGDDVMHACAEVCRQCADSCERMSRTSV; from the coding sequence ATGCCAAGAACTGCAATGAACCTGATCGACCCCGCAGTGCGCAGTTGCATTGATGAGTGCGTGCGCTGTAACGAGGTCTGCCTGTCGACGGTGCCGTATTGTCTGGAGCAGGCCGGCCGACATGCCGAGGAAGCCCACATCACGCTGCTTCTGGATTGCGCGAAGATCTGTCAGACTGCGGTGGACTTCATGCTCCGCGGCTCCGATGAACACGGCCGCATCTGCGCGGCGTGCGCGGCGCTGTGTCAGCGCTGCGCTGAAGACTGCGACCAGTTCGCCGGCGACGACGTCATGCACGCCTGCGCTGAAGTCTGTCGGCAATGCGCGGATTCGTGCGAGCGGATGTCAAGGACAAGCGTATAG
- a CDS encoding heparan-alpha-glucosaminide N-acetyltransferase domain-containing protein — MDLLRGIAIFGMILVHFFDRAWETSRFDAASRTAVAMFLENKAATTFAILFGVGCAIQLVRAQRRHDIGYVWRYVRRMLLIAAFGYLAMLGIGYNVLFGYAEWGLLLWVVRRWSVRSLASLVLAWSYLAVIGQHLWHTTWLSSLPATFMPSNTFTMLLIGVLAYRVGVFDRPREHTRLLAAAMVFGVF, encoded by the coding sequence CTGGATCTCCTCCGGGGTATCGCGATTTTCGGAATGATCCTGGTCCATTTTTTCGATCGCGCGTGGGAAACGAGTCGGTTCGACGCAGCATCGAGGACTGCAGTGGCCATGTTTCTCGAGAACAAGGCCGCGACGACGTTTGCGATTCTGTTCGGCGTGGGATGCGCCATACAGCTCGTCCGCGCGCAGCGCAGGCACGACATCGGTTACGTCTGGCGCTACGTCCGCCGCATGCTGCTCATCGCCGCGTTTGGCTACCTCGCAATGCTCGGCATCGGCTACAACGTTCTTTTCGGATATGCGGAATGGGGGCTCCTGTTATGGGTCGTACGGCGGTGGTCGGTGCGGTCGCTCGCTTCGCTCGTACTCGCATGGAGCTATCTGGCAGTGATCGGCCAGCATCTCTGGCACACGACCTGGCTATCCTCGCTTCCCGCGACGTTCATGCCTTCAAACACCTTTACCATGCTGTTGATCGGCGTGCTGGCTTACCGGGTCGGAGTGTTCGACCGACCGCGTGAGCACACTCGCCTTCTCGCAGCAGCGATGGTCTTCGGCGTGTTCTGA
- a CDS encoding DUF418 domain-containing protein: protein MSFRSQAGLRPFSLVGRMALTNYLLQIAVLDVLFSRHGLGLAMRPAYALPSAIVVFACMAVTSGWWFARYRWGPLEWLLRTGMYGKLQPIRRTPAKGDIMGLVG, encoded by the coding sequence TTGTCCTTCCGTTCCCAGGCGGGCCTGCGGCCGTTCAGCCTGGTCGGCCGGATGGCGCTTACGAACTACCTCCTGCAGATCGCCGTTCTCGACGTGCTCTTTTCCAGGCACGGCCTCGGTCTGGCGATGAGACCGGCCTATGCTCTTCCGAGCGCGATTGTCGTCTTCGCGTGCATGGCCGTTACGAGCGGGTGGTGGTTCGCCCGCTATCGGTGGGGGCCGCTGGAGTGGCTGTTGCGGACGGGGATGTACGGAAAGCTTCAGCCGATCCGCCGAACGCCGGCCAAGGGCGACATCATGGGGTTAGTTGGCTGA